A window of Rhinolophus ferrumequinum isolate MPI-CBG mRhiFer1 chromosome X, mRhiFer1_v1.p, whole genome shotgun sequence contains these coding sequences:
- the SMS gene encoding spermine synthase isoform X1 has protein sequence MAAARHSTLDFMLGAKADGETILKGLQSIFQEQGMTESVHTWQDHGYLATYVNKNGSFANLRIYPHGLVLLDLQTYDGDAEGKEVDSLLNKVEERMKELSQDSTGRVKRLPPIVRGGAIDRYWPTADGRLVEYDIDEVVYDKDSPYQNIKILHSKQFGNILILSGDVNLAESDLAYTRAIMGSGKEDYTGKDVLILGGGDGGILCEIVKLKPKMVTMVEIDQMVIDGCKKYMRKTCGDVLDNLKGDCYQVLIEDCIPVLKRYAKEGREFDYVINDLTAVPISTSPEEDSTWEFLRLILDLSMKVLKQDGKYFTQGNCVNLTEALSLYEEQLGCLYCPVEFSKEIVCVPSYLELWVFYAVWKKAKP, from the exons CTGACGGCGAAACCATTCTAAAAGGCCTGCAGTCCATTTTCCAGGAGCAGGGGATGACCGAGTCGGTGCACACCTGGCAGGACCATGGCTATTTAGCGACCTACGTAAACAAAAACGGCAG ttttgCCAATTTGAGAATCTACCCACATGGATTGGTGTTGCTGGACCTGCAGACTTATGACGGTGATGCGGAAGGCAAAGAAGTTGACAGT CTTTTgaacaaagtagaagaaagaatgaaagaactgAGTCAAGACAGCACTGGGCGTGTGAAGCG attaccACCCATAGTTCGAGGAGGGGCCATTGATAGATACTGGCCCACTGCTGATGGCCGCCTGGTTGAGTATGACATCGATGAAGTGGTATATGATAAAGATTCACCTTATCAGAACATTAAGATTCTGCACTCGAAGCAGTTCGGAAATATCCTCATCCTTAGTGGGGATGTTA ATCTGGCGGAGAGTGATTTGGCATATACCCGGGCCATCATGGGCAGTGGCAAAGAAGATTACACTGGCAAAGACGTGCTGATCCTGGGAGGTGGAGATGGGGGCATATTATGTGAAATAGTCAAACTGAAACCAAAGATGGTCACTATGGTAGAG ATTGACCAGATGGTGATTGATGGGTGTAAGAAATACATGCGAAAAACATGTGGTGACGTCTTAGACAATCTTAAAGGAGACTGCTATCAG GTTCTAATAGAAGACTGTATTCCAGTGCTGAAGAGGTACGCCAAAGAAGGGAGAGAGTTTGATTATGTGATTAATGATTTGACAGCTGTTCCAATCTCCACATCTCCGGAAGAAG atTCCACATGGGAGTTTCTTAGACTGATTCTTGACCTCTCCATGAAAGTACTGAAACAGGATGGGAAATATTTTACACAG GGGAACTGTGTCAATTTGACGGAAGCCCTGTCACTCTACGAAGAACAGCTCGGGTGCCTGTATTGTCCTGTGGAATTCTCAAAGGAGATCGTCTGTGTCCCTTCGTACTTGGAATT GTGGGTATTTTACGCTGTTTGGAAGAAAGCTAAACCTTGA
- the SMS gene encoding spermine synthase isoform X2 codes for MTESVHTWQDHGYLATYVNKNGSFANLRIYPHGLVLLDLQTYDGDAEGKEVDSLLNKVEERMKELSQDSTGRVKRLPPIVRGGAIDRYWPTADGRLVEYDIDEVVYDKDSPYQNIKILHSKQFGNILILSGDVNLAESDLAYTRAIMGSGKEDYTGKDVLILGGGDGGILCEIVKLKPKMVTMVEIDQMVIDGCKKYMRKTCGDVLDNLKGDCYQVLIEDCIPVLKRYAKEGREFDYVINDLTAVPISTSPEEDSTWEFLRLILDLSMKVLKQDGKYFTQGNCVNLTEALSLYEEQLGCLYCPVEFSKEIVCVPSYLELWVFYAVWKKAKP; via the exons ATGACCGAGTCGGTGCACACCTGGCAGGACCATGGCTATTTAGCGACCTACGTAAACAAAAACGGCAG ttttgCCAATTTGAGAATCTACCCACATGGATTGGTGTTGCTGGACCTGCAGACTTATGACGGTGATGCGGAAGGCAAAGAAGTTGACAGT CTTTTgaacaaagtagaagaaagaatgaaagaactgAGTCAAGACAGCACTGGGCGTGTGAAGCG attaccACCCATAGTTCGAGGAGGGGCCATTGATAGATACTGGCCCACTGCTGATGGCCGCCTGGTTGAGTATGACATCGATGAAGTGGTATATGATAAAGATTCACCTTATCAGAACATTAAGATTCTGCACTCGAAGCAGTTCGGAAATATCCTCATCCTTAGTGGGGATGTTA ATCTGGCGGAGAGTGATTTGGCATATACCCGGGCCATCATGGGCAGTGGCAAAGAAGATTACACTGGCAAAGACGTGCTGATCCTGGGAGGTGGAGATGGGGGCATATTATGTGAAATAGTCAAACTGAAACCAAAGATGGTCACTATGGTAGAG ATTGACCAGATGGTGATTGATGGGTGTAAGAAATACATGCGAAAAACATGTGGTGACGTCTTAGACAATCTTAAAGGAGACTGCTATCAG GTTCTAATAGAAGACTGTATTCCAGTGCTGAAGAGGTACGCCAAAGAAGGGAGAGAGTTTGATTATGTGATTAATGATTTGACAGCTGTTCCAATCTCCACATCTCCGGAAGAAG atTCCACATGGGAGTTTCTTAGACTGATTCTTGACCTCTCCATGAAAGTACTGAAACAGGATGGGAAATATTTTACACAG GGGAACTGTGTCAATTTGACGGAAGCCCTGTCACTCTACGAAGAACAGCTCGGGTGCCTGTATTGTCCTGTGGAATTCTCAAAGGAGATCGTCTGTGTCCCTTCGTACTTGGAATT GTGGGTATTTTACGCTGTTTGGAAGAAAGCTAAACCTTGA